A single window of Methylacidimicrobium sp. AP8 DNA harbors:
- a CDS encoding HAD family hydrolase has translation MRWDGLIWDLDGTIALTEREGHLPACNAAFAALGLPISWSWKEFQSLLAIPGNELRMRRALEALRPPPSGLEETAKKLGKLKREIYLERFLPYTRLRPGVRRWIQDAQARGIRQAIVSTSDEEQIRALLALHLPEEAGWFSPILGKESGRKTAADAPLHRRCLAEWGFRPERVLAIEDSAVGLRAARAAGMPCVIIYNDYTADQDFTGALWRGASFADYSLERLDREMPAA, from the coding sequence GTGCGTTGGGACGGACTGATCTGGGACCTCGACGGGACGATCGCCCTGACCGAGAGGGAGGGGCATCTCCCGGCCTGCAACGCCGCCTTTGCGGCGTTGGGCTTGCCGATTTCGTGGAGTTGGAAAGAGTTTCAAAGCCTTTTGGCCATTCCGGGAAACGAGCTGCGCATGAGGCGGGCGCTGGAAGCCCTTCGCCCGCCGCCGAGCGGTCTCGAGGAAACGGCCAAGAAGCTCGGCAAGCTCAAGCGGGAAATCTATCTTGAACGCTTTCTTCCCTATACCCGGCTTCGGCCGGGAGTGCGGCGATGGATCCAGGATGCGCAGGCAAGGGGGATCCGGCAGGCGATCGTCTCGACAAGCGACGAGGAGCAGATCCGGGCGCTGCTGGCGCTGCACCTGCCGGAGGAGGCGGGCTGGTTTTCTCCGATCTTGGGAAAGGAATCGGGGCGCAAGACTGCCGCCGATGCTCCGCTCCACCGGCGATGCCTCGCGGAGTGGGGATTCCGGCCCGAGCGGGTTTTGGCGATCGAGGACTCGGCCGTGGGATTGCGCGCCGCGCGCGCCGCGGGCATGCCCTGCGTGATCATCTACAACGACTACACGGCGGACCAGGATTTTACGGGAGCGCTTTGGAGAGGAGCCAGCTTCGCCGATTATTCGCTCGAGCGGCTGGACCGGGAGATGCCGGCAGCCTAA
- a CDS encoding DUF488 domain-containing protein, producing the protein MPARVRIRRVYEALGEPEGYRVLVDRIWPRGLSKDKVPFDRWAKDLAPSPELRKWFSHDPSRWEEFRIRYRRELASREGELQDLLRAAGQRPLTLLYGARDKEHNQAVVLREVLEELAAGSRSFSAAD; encoded by the coding sequence ATGCCCGCTCGAGTCCGAATCCGGCGCGTCTATGAGGCTTTAGGGGAGCCAGAGGGCTATCGCGTCCTGGTCGACCGGATTTGGCCTCGGGGCCTTTCCAAGGATAAAGTCCCTTTCGATCGCTGGGCGAAGGATCTTGCCCCCAGCCCGGAGCTTCGGAAGTGGTTCTCCCATGACCCTAGCCGGTGGGAGGAGTTCCGGATCCGCTATCGTCGTGAGCTGGCCTCTCGCGAAGGGGAGCTGCAGGATCTCCTGCGGGCGGCCGGTCAGCGCCCTCTGACGCTGCTTTACGGCGCTCGGGACAAGGAGCACAACCAAGCGGTCGTGCTGCGCGAGGTGCTGGAGGAGCTGGCCGCAGGCTCTCGAAGCTTTTCGGCTGCGGATTAG
- the serA gene encoding phosphoglycerate dehydrogenase: protein MTATFTILVADSISPKGIELLSSHPSVRVLEKPGLTEDQLLEIAPSCDAILVRSQTKITRRILEKTEQLRVIGRAGVGVDNIDVAAATERGVVVMNTPGGNTIATAEHAIALLLALARSIPQADASMRAGAWNRKAFEGVELCHKVLGIVGMGRVGTEVARRALGFNMRVICFDPYLSPARVQNLPVQVADDLETVLKEADFLTLHSPLTPETKRLLDARRLALCKRGVRIVNCARGGLIDVADLRRALDSGQVAGAALDVYDPEPPPADFPLRSLPNVILTPHLAASTAESQEQVGIEIAQAVLDLLVNGTIRNAVNVPNVDPRTAALLRPYLSLAERLGLFMGQWAPNRISRVILSYAGRLNEHDTTPVTRAALKGLLRKVAGSEVNEVNAAYLADTLGIVVSETKTTQAGEYTDWIGMEIQVDSTTLQAGATFWGKAQRLVQINGNPIEAPLEGSLLVMENRDRPGIVGRVGTILGERSVNIASMSLARAESGARAVSVLHVDGAPPPEVLEEILRVPDVYSVRLVQI from the coding sequence ATGACCGCTACATTCACCATTCTGGTCGCCGATTCGATCAGCCCGAAGGGGATCGAACTTCTCTCCTCCCATCCTTCCGTGCGCGTCCTCGAAAAGCCGGGCCTTACCGAAGATCAACTGCTCGAGATCGCTCCGTCGTGCGACGCGATCCTAGTGCGAAGCCAAACCAAGATTACGCGACGGATCCTGGAGAAAACGGAGCAGCTGCGGGTCATCGGCAGGGCCGGTGTCGGCGTGGACAACATTGATGTCGCCGCGGCCACGGAGCGCGGCGTCGTCGTCATGAATACGCCCGGGGGCAACACGATCGCCACGGCCGAGCATGCGATAGCGCTCTTGCTCGCACTGGCGCGGAGCATCCCCCAGGCCGATGCCTCGATGCGGGCCGGTGCGTGGAACCGGAAGGCCTTCGAAGGAGTGGAACTCTGTCATAAGGTGCTGGGAATCGTAGGAATGGGACGGGTGGGCACTGAGGTGGCTCGGCGCGCGCTCGGCTTCAACATGCGGGTGATCTGCTTCGATCCCTATCTCTCTCCGGCCCGGGTACAGAACCTTCCCGTGCAGGTCGCTGACGACCTGGAGACCGTTCTGAAGGAGGCCGACTTCCTTACCCTCCACTCCCCTCTGACTCCCGAAACTAAAAGGCTTCTCGACGCCCGCCGGCTCGCCCTCTGCAAAAGGGGCGTGCGGATCGTCAACTGTGCGCGGGGCGGCCTGATCGACGTGGCCGACCTACGCCGGGCGCTCGACTCAGGCCAGGTGGCCGGAGCCGCCCTCGACGTGTACGACCCCGAGCCGCCTCCCGCCGACTTCCCTCTGCGATCTCTGCCGAATGTGATCCTGACGCCGCACTTGGCCGCGTCGACGGCGGAGTCGCAGGAACAAGTCGGGATCGAGATTGCTCAAGCCGTCCTGGATCTTCTGGTGAACGGAACAATTCGCAACGCCGTCAACGTCCCCAATGTCGACCCCCGCACGGCCGCCCTCCTCCGCCCTTATCTTTCGCTTGCGGAACGGCTGGGCCTCTTCATGGGTCAGTGGGCACCGAACCGAATAAGCCGGGTGATCCTCTCCTACGCCGGGAGGCTCAACGAGCACGACACGACCCCCGTCACCCGGGCCGCCCTTAAGGGACTGCTCCGGAAGGTAGCGGGATCGGAGGTAAACGAAGTGAATGCCGCCTACCTCGCGGACACCTTAGGAATCGTCGTCAGCGAGACCAAGACGACTCAGGCCGGCGAATATACCGATTGGATCGGGATGGAGATTCAGGTGGATTCGACCACGCTCCAGGCGGGGGCAACGTTCTGGGGAAAGGCGCAGCGGCTGGTGCAGATCAACGGAAATCCGATCGAGGCGCCTCTCGAAGGCTCGCTGCTCGTCATGGAAAACCGCGACCGGCCCGGCATCGTCGGAAGAGTGGGCACTATCCTAGGGGAACGCTCAGTGAACATCGCCTCGATGTCTCTGGCCCGCGCCGAGAGCGGAGCCCGTGCGGTCAGCGTGCTTCACGTCGACGGCGCCCCGCCGCCCGAGGTTCTCGAAGAAATCCTCCGGGTGCCCGACGTCTACTCGGTTCGCTTGGTCCAGATTTAA
- a CDS encoding NnrS family protein, protein MNAGPESAGTRPLPWKEWIGLAAEEPFRILFPLGIFLGAAGVAVWPLFLFWGVAWAPPPVSHPRILIEGFVGSFVVGFLGTSIPRLLEVRPLRRWETGALAGVLLLANALHWFGRTGWGDGLFGGALLFFLWRLAGRLPQRKDNPPPSFLLGLLGVAGAAAGAWLESAAEMGLVLPPPLRNLGLLLLYQGLALLPILGVGAFIFPRFYGLESRESLPAAVVPTRAWLSRALAALCTGLVLFLSFLWEATGGALGGPLLRTGTAVAYLLFAIPIAPELSAKGTVAGCTRWALALAVSGLLFSAFSPVSRTGALHLFFLGGAGLLILTVGARVILGFSGRGELLAARYWPLRQAKWWTIGAVVLRAAADRLPFRRDLLLAGAALLWIGALLIWAWPVLPKVRCPDTEE, encoded by the coding sequence ATGAATGCCGGCCCGGAGTCGGCGGGCACCCGCCCGCTCCCGTGGAAGGAATGGATCGGGCTGGCTGCCGAGGAGCCGTTCCGGATCCTCTTTCCCTTGGGCATCTTTCTGGGCGCGGCGGGAGTCGCCGTCTGGCCGCTCTTCTTGTTTTGGGGAGTGGCTTGGGCTCCGCCTCCGGTCAGCCATCCCCGGATCCTGATCGAGGGCTTCGTCGGCAGCTTCGTCGTCGGCTTTCTGGGGACATCGATCCCGCGCCTCCTGGAGGTGCGGCCGCTTCGCCGCTGGGAGACGGGCGCGCTCGCGGGCGTTCTCCTCCTCGCCAACGCCCTCCACTGGTTCGGGCGGACCGGCTGGGGCGACGGCCTGTTCGGAGGCGCCCTCCTCTTTTTCCTATGGAGGCTCGCCGGACGGCTCCCGCAACGGAAGGACAACCCTCCTCCCAGCTTTCTGCTCGGCCTCCTGGGGGTGGCGGGCGCCGCGGCCGGAGCCTGGCTCGAGTCGGCCGCGGAGATGGGGCTGGTTCTCCCCCCTCCGCTTCGCAACCTGGGCCTGCTCCTGCTCTATCAAGGGCTTGCGCTTCTGCCCATTTTGGGCGTGGGCGCCTTTATTTTCCCGCGTTTCTACGGCTTGGAAAGCCGCGAAAGCCTCCCGGCGGCCGTGGTGCCGACACGAGCCTGGCTGAGCCGCGCGCTCGCCGCCCTCTGCACCGGGCTGGTCCTCTTCCTGAGCTTCCTCTGGGAAGCGACGGGAGGCGCGCTCGGCGGGCCGCTCCTCCGCACCGGCACGGCCGTCGCCTATCTGCTCTTCGCAATCCCGATCGCGCCCGAGCTCTCGGCCAAGGGCACCGTAGCCGGTTGCACCCGCTGGGCGCTGGCTCTCGCCGTTTCCGGGCTCCTCTTCTCCGCCTTCTCGCCCGTTTCGCGGACCGGAGCGCTGCACCTCTTTTTTCTCGGAGGAGCCGGCCTTCTCATCCTCACCGTCGGCGCCCGGGTCATCTTGGGATTCAGCGGGCGCGGCGAGCTGCTGGCCGCCCGGTACTGGCCTCTCCGCCAAGCGAAATGGTGGACCATCGGCGCCGTCGTCCTCCGAGCGGCCGCCGACCGGCTGCCGTTCCGAAGAGATCTCCTGCTCGCCGGCGCAGCCCTTCTCTGGATCGGAGCGCTCCTGATCTGGGCGTGGCCTGTCCTCCCGAAGGTACGCTGCCCCGACACCGAAGAGTAG
- a CDS encoding cbb3-type cytochrome c oxidase subunit I: MTLYRSQRLALRYFRAAILLFGVMIAAGLLTAVYYQRFGFLLNTFHFSTAKILHIDSLVLWLLMGFLGAVYWFLPLELEREVEGIGLAEKAFWVFVGTVAAVAATLIVFQHGGTDISSLWLINQGRKFVEAPRWACLLIAGVIVLFGVNVAATAIRARRMTGILAVLIADLVPLTVLFLNAFSFEPNMSKDLFWWWWLIHLWVEATWEVFIGCVLAWSLLHLLGASRAIVESWLYVEVALVLGTGILGLGHHYFWIGTPSYWLGIGGFFSALEPLPLLGMVIHAVYDAGAHQHQLTNRPAFAWLLAEAFGNFLGAGVWGFMMTLPQINLFAHGTQWTASHAHFSFWGAYGCAVLSVIYLVLQKARAGNGPFESRAWKWAFALLNLGLVGMAGSLLIAGMAQAFYERAIGGSTFQAFLLGQANRWVAEGLQARTLFGLVFAAGYFVLLFDLWTIGKGSRAPRIPASTEAAR; the protein is encoded by the coding sequence ATGACACTCTACCGCTCCCAGCGATTGGCCCTACGCTATTTCCGGGCGGCCATCCTGCTCTTCGGCGTCATGATCGCGGCGGGCCTGCTCACGGCCGTCTACTACCAGCGCTTCGGGTTCCTGCTGAACACCTTCCACTTCAGCACGGCCAAGATCCTCCATATCGACAGCCTCGTTCTTTGGCTGCTCATGGGGTTCCTAGGTGCGGTCTACTGGTTCTTGCCGCTGGAATTGGAGCGGGAGGTCGAAGGGATCGGGCTCGCCGAAAAGGCCTTCTGGGTCTTTGTCGGGACGGTGGCCGCCGTCGCGGCCACCTTGATCGTCTTCCAGCACGGAGGGACGGATATCTCCAGCCTCTGGCTGATCAATCAAGGGAGAAAGTTCGTCGAGGCCCCCCGCTGGGCTTGCCTGCTGATCGCCGGGGTCATCGTCCTCTTCGGCGTTAATGTGGCGGCTACGGCGATTCGGGCGCGGCGGATGACCGGCATTCTCGCGGTGCTCATCGCCGACTTGGTCCCGCTGACGGTTCTCTTTCTCAACGCATTTTCGTTCGAGCCGAACATGTCGAAGGATCTCTTCTGGTGGTGGTGGCTGATCCACCTATGGGTGGAAGCGACATGGGAGGTCTTCATCGGGTGCGTGCTCGCTTGGTCGCTCCTCCATCTGCTCGGCGCTTCGCGGGCGATCGTCGAATCCTGGCTCTACGTCGAGGTCGCCCTCGTGCTCGGCACCGGCATCCTCGGCCTGGGCCATCACTATTTCTGGATCGGAACGCCCTCCTATTGGCTGGGGATCGGAGGGTTCTTCTCGGCCCTGGAGCCGCTTCCCCTCCTGGGGATGGTGATCCACGCCGTCTACGATGCGGGCGCCCATCAGCACCAGCTGACCAACCGGCCCGCCTTTGCGTGGCTCCTCGCCGAGGCCTTCGGCAACTTCCTGGGCGCCGGGGTCTGGGGCTTCATGATGACACTGCCCCAGATCAACCTCTTTGCGCACGGCACCCAATGGACCGCTTCGCACGCGCACTTCTCCTTTTGGGGCGCCTACGGATGCGCCGTCCTTTCGGTCATCTACCTGGTCCTCCAGAAAGCCCGTGCCGGAAACGGGCCTTTCGAGAGCCGCGCCTGGAAATGGGCGTTTGCCCTGCTCAATCTCGGGCTTGTCGGAATGGCCGGCTCCCTCCTGATCGCCGGAATGGCCCAGGCTTTCTACGAACGGGCGATCGGGGGATCGACCTTCCAGGCTTTTCTGCTGGGGCAAGCCAATCGGTGGGTCGCCGAGGGGCTCCAGGCGCGGACCTTGTTCGGGCTGGTGTTCGCCGCCGGGTATTTCGTCCTCCTTTTCGATTTGTGGACCATCGGCAAGGGCAGCCGGGCGCCGCGGATCCCCGCTTCGACGGAGGCGGCCCGATGA
- a CDS encoding c-type cytochrome, which translates to MIEDPKFWRAGAISASAVMLAVLAILSIDTLRAIRAGGRNVPEYTVINRRIDYRFDAATNQSHPVLGAEELLFGRRYTPREAEELVRRGKLVIQTRACLDCHTIFGIGAYYAPDLTKSWLDPIWASWQAMTGASSREEAMARFLRDPDRFPIGPRLMPNLRIDQADAEALVAYLKWVSSIETNGFPARFGE; encoded by the coding sequence ATGATCGAGGACCCTAAGTTTTGGCGCGCCGGAGCGATCAGCGCCTCGGCGGTGATGCTCGCGGTGCTGGCTATCCTTTCGATCGACACGCTGCGGGCAATCCGCGCCGGAGGGCGGAATGTGCCCGAATACACGGTAATCAACCGGCGGATCGACTACCGCTTCGATGCGGCGACCAATCAGTCCCATCCTGTCCTGGGCGCAGAGGAGCTTCTCTTCGGCCGCCGATACACCCCGCGGGAAGCGGAGGAGCTCGTGCGGCGGGGAAAATTGGTCATCCAGACGCGGGCCTGCCTCGACTGCCACACGATCTTCGGCATCGGAGCCTACTACGCGCCGGATCTCACGAAAAGCTGGCTCGATCCCATCTGGGCATCCTGGCAGGCGATGACGGGAGCCTCGAGCCGGGAGGAGGCCATGGCCCGCTTCCTCCGCGATCCCGATCGGTTTCCGATCGGCCCTCGCCTCATGCCCAATCTCCGAATCGATCAGGCGGACGCGGAAGCGCTGGTCGCCTACCTCAAATGGGTCTCCTCGATCGAAACCAACGGTTTTCCCGCGCGATTCGGAGAATAG
- a CDS encoding GreA/GreB family elongation factor, with amino-acid sequence MASIPTAEKLPLSVGDYCIHRSWGFGRIRELSPDSGLVVVDFQDKPSHRMQWEYALQSLEPISSDHIFVWKTEKLSVLREQAASDPIALVERCIRSFGEGATPEAIQEALVPAVISSSEWKKWWDGVRRILRRDGRFEVPNRKNQPIRMSATALPVWQKLLQELERSVAGKDAVEAARALAKAEKIPPTGREQVVAAIDRILSSLGDSSWGELLELAVIRDDFLTTLGKEPEQGELALARWLPKDKQGLQKCLSVMASSAQKVVLRHLLAQRAGAVALLLDLLPATSARTADAIVTVLAEAGQAKEVVERLASAIRERTIGPDVLAWVCRTRDELFRPLFGPDLFFCILYLLEREGSGVAKMGSKLYELLTGSKLEVLHTILTHAQPTDARDLARAALGSPALRELDKRSLLGAIIKRHPGVQDLVVGDQQKNEESVLIVSWRSLAQKKQELETLITKQIPANTREIAIARSYGDLRENHEYKAAKEMQGVLLRRKAELEAALARARATDFSEVATDAVNVGTRVTLKDLATGAERQVTVLGAWDSDPAAGIVSYLAALGQALLGRKPGEEVVLPSEGKGEGSIVRIERIEPAGPIPA; translated from the coding sequence ATGGCTTCGATTCCTACCGCGGAAAAATTGCCCCTGTCGGTAGGCGATTACTGCATCCACCGGAGTTGGGGCTTCGGACGAATCCGGGAGCTTTCTCCGGATTCCGGTCTTGTCGTCGTCGATTTCCAGGACAAGCCCTCCCATCGAATGCAGTGGGAGTACGCCCTCCAATCCCTCGAGCCGATTTCTTCCGATCACATCTTCGTTTGGAAGACCGAGAAGCTTTCCGTTCTCCGGGAGCAGGCGGCCTCCGACCCGATCGCGCTGGTGGAACGCTGTATCCGGAGCTTCGGCGAAGGAGCGACCCCGGAGGCGATCCAAGAGGCGTTGGTCCCCGCGGTCATCTCTTCGAGCGAGTGGAAGAAATGGTGGGATGGCGTGCGGCGGATACTGCGGCGGGATGGCCGATTCGAGGTTCCGAATCGGAAAAACCAGCCCATCCGCATGTCCGCCACCGCCCTTCCCGTCTGGCAAAAGCTGCTCCAGGAATTGGAGCGGTCGGTCGCCGGCAAGGATGCCGTCGAGGCCGCCCGAGCGCTGGCCAAAGCCGAAAAGATTCCCCCGACCGGCCGCGAGCAGGTGGTCGCGGCGATCGATCGGATCCTTTCTTCGCTCGGAGACTCGAGCTGGGGAGAGTTGCTGGAGCTGGCGGTCATCCGCGATGATTTCCTGACGACCTTAGGGAAAGAGCCGGAGCAAGGGGAGCTCGCGCTCGCCCGCTGGCTTCCGAAAGACAAGCAGGGGCTGCAGAAGTGCTTGTCGGTTATGGCTTCCTCAGCGCAGAAAGTGGTGCTGCGCCACCTTCTCGCGCAGAGGGCAGGGGCGGTCGCCTTGCTCCTCGACCTGCTTCCCGCCACGTCGGCGAGGACCGCGGACGCCATTGTCACGGTCTTGGCCGAAGCGGGGCAGGCGAAAGAAGTTGTCGAACGCCTCGCGAGCGCCATCCGCGAGAGGACGATTGGGCCGGACGTCCTCGCCTGGGTCTGCCGTACTCGTGACGAGCTCTTCCGCCCGCTTTTCGGTCCGGATCTCTTCTTTTGCATCCTGTACCTCCTCGAACGGGAAGGCAGCGGCGTGGCCAAAATGGGATCGAAACTCTACGAGCTGCTCACGGGTAGCAAGCTAGAGGTTTTGCACACGATTCTCACGCATGCGCAGCCGACCGATGCGCGGGATCTCGCCCGCGCGGCGCTTGGGAGCCCCGCTCTCCGGGAGCTGGATAAGCGCTCGCTGCTGGGGGCGATCATTAAGAGGCATCCCGGCGTTCAGGACCTGGTCGTCGGCGATCAGCAGAAGAACGAGGAGTCGGTTCTGATCGTCTCGTGGAGGAGCTTGGCGCAGAAGAAGCAGGAGCTCGAAACCCTGATCACCAAGCAGATTCCGGCGAACACGCGGGAAATTGCGATCGCGCGGTCCTACGGAGATCTTCGCGAGAACCATGAGTACAAGGCGGCCAAGGAGATGCAGGGAGTCCTCCTGCGCCGGAAGGCCGAGCTGGAAGCGGCCCTGGCGCGTGCGCGCGCGACCGATTTTTCCGAGGTGGCGACCGATGCCGTGAACGTCGGGACCCGGGTGACCCTCAAGGATCTGGCGACCGGCGCAGAGCGGCAGGTCACCGTTCTCGGAGCTTGGGACAGCGATCCGGCGGCCGGAATAGTGTCGTACCTCGCCGCTCTCGGACAAGCTCTTCTGGGACGCAAGCCCGGCGAAGAAGTCGTGCTGCCGTCGGAGGGAAAGGGGGAAGGCTCGATCGTGCGTATCGAGCGGATCGAGCCGGCGGGTCCGATTCCGGCTTAA
- a CDS encoding histidine phosphatase family protein produces MSKNQSAAVEEAPRAGDRGARFPRVFVARHCKTSWNLERRIQGRTDIPLCEEGIAEAKANCALLRGLPIDRIFASPLARSRQTAQIYGEALGVPVEVWPEWIELNMGEWEGHTHADLSAREPAEYDRWLADPSQVSLLPIGGEDLGSARKRVVEALCSLEGRPERGVLLVLHKYIRALLHCAVFDLPLSCFAGEIVESTIPSELPSSLLRSLCR; encoded by the coding sequence TTGAGCAAAAACCAAAGCGCGGCGGTGGAGGAAGCGCCCCGAGCTGGGGATCGGGGCGCTCGGTTCCCCCGGGTCTTCGTGGCCAGACATTGCAAGACCTCCTGGAACCTCGAGCGGCGGATACAGGGACGAACGGATATCCCTCTTTGCGAGGAGGGGATCGCGGAAGCCAAGGCCAACTGTGCGCTCCTGCGCGGGCTTCCCATTGACCGGATCTTTGCGAGTCCGCTGGCCCGCAGCCGGCAGACGGCCCAAATCTACGGGGAGGCGCTGGGGGTACCCGTTGAGGTTTGGCCCGAGTGGATCGAGCTGAACATGGGCGAGTGGGAGGGCCACACCCATGCGGACCTCTCGGCCCGGGAGCCTGCGGAATATGACCGGTGGCTGGCCGATCCCTCCCAGGTCTCTCTTCTACCGATCGGCGGAGAGGATCTCGGCAGCGCACGCAAACGCGTGGTCGAGGCTCTCTGCTCGTTGGAAGGTAGGCCCGAGCGGGGAGTGCTGCTGGTGCTCCACAAGTATATCCGCGCGCTCCTCCACTGCGCGGTCTTCGACCTGCCGCTCTCCTGCTTCGCCGGGGAGATTGTCGAGTCGACGATCCCCTCCGAGCTGCCGTCGTCTCTCCTGCGAAGCCTTTGCCGGTAA
- a CDS encoding FmdB family zinc ribbon protein, which produces MPTYEYECTRCGAVLEVFQRISDPPLEECPKEVSGEGSGRCGGRLKRRISGGAGLLFKGSGFYLTDYRSESYKKAAKAEKELAAGGKAGEQKQPSAGEAKPSA; this is translated from the coding sequence ATGCCGACGTACGAGTACGAGTGTACGCGTTGCGGCGCGGTTCTCGAGGTCTTCCAACGGATCTCCGACCCGCCCTTGGAGGAGTGCCCGAAAGAGGTCTCCGGAGAAGGGAGCGGTCGCTGCGGGGGCCGGCTCAAGCGGAGAATCTCCGGAGGGGCGGGCCTCCTTTTCAAGGGATCGGGCTTCTACCTGACCGACTACCGGAGCGAGAGCTACAAGAAGGCCGCCAAGGCCGAAAAGGAGCTTGCTGCCGGCGGAAAAGCGGGCGAGCAGAAACAACCGTCCGCCGGGGAAGCCAAGCCGTCGGCATAA
- a CDS encoding metalloregulator ArsR/SmtB family transcription factor, whose product MDSANLPSPIRNQKYSILLEIKRSHGLSVGELAERLNLSYMGVKQHCNALEKEGYLSTQRRAKRVGRPEKVYVLTEKAGEFFPKKGAPFALELLESVEEIYGPLIVERLLYRLYRRRAEALRLRVCGADLAERVRQLVQVREEEGCLSRYEPEGESSGRILEFHSPILEILDRYPRAREFERRLFERLLGARVERREERSGGGCKVVFLVSGAEGRPPEDEPDRTPPAVAADRESGANPSRSNEAEG is encoded by the coding sequence ATGGACAGCGCCAACCTCCCATCGCCGATTCGGAACCAGAAGTATTCGATCCTCCTCGAAATCAAGCGGAGCCACGGCCTATCCGTGGGCGAGCTGGCGGAGCGCTTGAATCTTTCCTACATGGGGGTCAAGCAGCATTGCAACGCTCTGGAAAAGGAAGGCTATCTCTCGACGCAGCGAAGAGCGAAGCGGGTCGGACGTCCGGAGAAGGTCTACGTTCTGACCGAGAAGGCCGGGGAGTTTTTTCCCAAAAAAGGGGCGCCCTTCGCCCTGGAACTCTTGGAGTCGGTCGAGGAGATCTACGGTCCCCTGATTGTCGAGCGGCTCCTCTACCGGCTCTATCGTCGCCGCGCCGAGGCATTGCGACTGCGGGTCTGCGGCGCCGACTTGGCGGAACGGGTTCGGCAGCTGGTCCAAGTCCGGGAAGAAGAAGGCTGCCTAAGCCGGTACGAGCCGGAGGGAGAATCGTCCGGGCGGATCCTCGAGTTTCACTCGCCTATCCTGGAGATCCTCGATCGATACCCGCGAGCGCGCGAGTTCGAGCGGAGGCTTTTCGAGAGGCTTCTGGGTGCGCGGGTCGAAAGGAGGGAGGAGCGATCCGGAGGCGGTTGCAAGGTGGTCTTTCTGGTGTCCGGCGCCGAAGGCCGGCCGCCGGAGGATGAACCCGACCGCACGCCTCCGGCCGTAGCGGCGGACCGTGAGTCTGGTGCAAACCCTTCCCGCTCCAACGAGGCGGAGGGTTAG